Proteins from a genomic interval of Providencia stuartii:
- the bioH gene encoding pimeloyl-ACP methyl ester esterase BioH has translation MTQLYWETIGEGSQDLVLLHGWGLNAEVWRSIIPRIAPHFRLHLVDMPGYGRSQGFEAMDLQTMANTLWQNAPEGAIWLGWSLGGLVASRIALDHPFQIKGLITVASSPCFQAHASDWPGIRSEVLVGFEHQLATDFQRTVERFLALQTLGTESARNDARLLKAIVTDQPVPKVETLNAGLEMLRVVDLRDELKQLTVPFLRLYGYLDGLVPRKVAALLDDRYPNSPSVVMRHSAHAPFISHPDEFCEYLLDFLARLEG, from the coding sequence AGACAATTGGGGAAGGTTCTCAAGATCTTGTGCTGCTGCACGGATGGGGGTTGAATGCTGAGGTATGGCGTTCAATTATTCCGCGAATCGCCCCGCATTTTCGTTTACATCTGGTTGATATGCCGGGTTATGGCCGTAGCCAAGGTTTTGAGGCGATGGATCTACAAACAATGGCCAATACGCTGTGGCAAAATGCCCCCGAAGGCGCTATTTGGCTGGGTTGGTCTCTCGGTGGGCTAGTTGCTAGTCGTATCGCACTTGACCATCCATTCCAGATAAAAGGGTTAATCACTGTCGCTTCATCTCCCTGCTTTCAAGCTCATGCGAGTGATTGGCCGGGAATAAGATCCGAAGTATTAGTTGGGTTTGAACATCAATTAGCAACAGATTTTCAGCGCACAGTCGAACGTTTTCTGGCATTACAAACATTAGGAACAGAGAGTGCTCGTAATGATGCTAGGTTACTTAAAGCCATTGTTACCGATCAGCCTGTGCCGAAAGTAGAGACCCTCAATGCCGGATTGGAAATGTTGCGCGTTGTCGATTTACGCGATGAGTTAAAACAGCTCACAGTTCCGTTTTTACGCCTTTATGGTTATCTCGATGGACTCGTGCCACGCAAGGTAGCTGCCTTATTGGATGATAGGTATCCCAACTCCCCTTCCGTAGTGATGCGTCACAGTGCGCATGCGCCATTTATCTCCCATCCAGATGAGTTTTGTGAATACTTACTCGATTTTTTGGCGCGTTTAGAAGGATAA
- a CDS encoding FeoC-like transcriptional regulator — protein sequence MVSLLQIRDLIALYGQADIDLLCKHSHAPQPMVQAMLEKLVAMGKLEKVDVSACLTSTSCKGCPESTGCSHPIYKIK from the coding sequence ATGGTCAGCTTGTTACAAATCAGAGACTTAATTGCACTGTATGGGCAAGCTGACATTGACTTACTCTGTAAACACTCCCATGCGCCTCAACCTATGGTGCAAGCCATGTTGGAAAAGTTAGTCGCGATGGGAAAATTAGAAAAAGTGGATGTTAGTGCTTGTTTAACCAGCACAAGTTGTAAAGGTTGCCCCGAAAGTACCGGCTGTTCACACCCTATCTATAAAATCAAATAA